Below is a window of Triticum urartu cultivar G1812 unplaced genomic scaffold, Tu2.1 TuUngrouped_contig_54, whole genome shotgun sequence DNA.
AGAAAGGAAAAACCGTTTCATCGAAAGTTACATGACGAGATATATGTACGCGACCAGAAACAAGATCAAGACACCGATAGCCTTTGTGTTCATCAGAGTATCCTAAGAAAACACACGGAAGAGATCGTGGGGACAGCTTATTAGTTGTTGTGGCGTAGATGTTGGGAAAGCAAAGACAACCGAAGACTCGTAGCTCATTATAGTTAGGGTGAGAAAGAAAAAGAGAGTAAAAGGGAGTTGTTTTAGGATTTACACTGGATGGGCGAATATTCAAAAGATAAGTGGCAGTACGCAGTGCTTCAGCCCAGAAATTGGGTGGCATTGATGCCTGGATAAGAAGTGTTCTAATAGTATCATTGATTGTGCGAAGAGAGCATTCAGCTTTGCCATTTTGTGGTGAGGTGTATGGACATGAGAACCGAAGGAGAATGCCGTGTTTGAGGAAAAGGTTTCGATTTGCAATATTATTAAATTCTTTACCATTATCACATTGTATAAAATGAATAGGAAGAAGGAAATGAGTAGCTACATAATGTTGAAAGTTAGTAAAAACAGTATGTGCGTCAGATTTATTTTTTAGAGGAAAAGTCCATATAAAATATGTGTAATCATCTAGAATAACAAGATAATATTTAAAACCAGAAGTGCTTAAAATTGGAGAGGTCCACAGATCACAATGAAGAAGCTCAAAGGGAAACGTACTAGAAGAGCTAGAAGAACTAAAAGGTAACCTAACATGTTTTCCTTGTTGACATGAAATACATAGAGAGGAATTATGAGGTTCTTTATTACATGGAATAGAAAAATCACTAAGTATGGACGACAGTGTGGCACTATTGGGATGACCTAAACGCTGATGCCAAAGATCCACCGTAGCAAGCATGGTAGAAGGAAGCGCAGCAGTGGGAGCACCGTGGATGGAGTAGAGGTCGCCGGAGCTATCGAAGCGTGCGATCTCCGTCTTGGTGTTGAAATCCTTCACAGAGAGACCAAAGGGATCAAACTCGACAGAGACATGATTATCAGTGGTGAAGCGACGAACAAAAATTAAATTTTTGATAAGTGCTGGTGCAACTAAGACATCACTAAGAAGAAGTGGCTTGGTGGTAGATGGGAGTTGAGTGTGACCAACACATGAAATAGGAGTGGAGGAACCATCACCAAGCATTATAGAAGAAAAATAGGATGGAGTGCAATTTGACAACATATTATTAGATGAAGACATGTGACTAGATGCACCAGAATCAAAGATCCAAGCAGTACCTGTGTTACCTTGTGCAGCAAAATTGTTCATGGCCTGGAGAAACGCAGCTTGATCCCAGCTCGTGACGTTGGTAGAGGGCGGCGCTGGTGGTGGTGCAGGTGCGGGCGCAGGTGGTGTTGCCGCATACGTGGGGAGCTGCATCGGCTGGTAGTAGACTCCTGAATGATCAGTATGGTAGACTGGAGTTGACATGGGAGCACCGTACTGTATAGGTGGGGCAGCAGCAAAAGGAGCCATAGTGGGGGCGGCATAATAGGCCTGAGCAGGTGGACGAACACCGAGAAAATCAGGAGTGCCAGTGTGTGGGCACATCCCCGGCTGCCATGCACCTGAATATGCGGGAGGGGCGCCGACGGGAGAGGGTGCAGACCACGGCATGGACCACGCCTGGACCAGACCTGTCCATGGATCATGAGGAGGATGCCAGGCTGGAGAGGCCGATGTTGATGTCGAGGCACCAGTGGGAGGAGCTGGAGGCGGTGCTGCAGGTCGAGGCGCCGAGGTAGGCCGCGGGGGGGAAGTACATGGGGTTCTTCCCGCGGTAGTTCGGACTCGGGCGCCATCCAGGGGGTGGGTACACGGGAGGTGGTGGTGCCGCCGAGGCTGCCGCAGCAGAGTTTTGGCCAGGTTGCGCTGCCGTGGCAGAGATTTGGCCAGTTTGCGTTGCCACGGCAGGAGGGTGAAGAGGCCATGGCGAGGCAGCGAAGACCTGGGGCCAAGATTCCTTGCGTGCAATCGCATCGGCGGCGGACTGAAGTAGGGAGCGCACGTCGGCAAAGGAGGGATAAGGCCGTATGAGAGGTATGAAGGCAGCTTGCGTCCTGAACTCATCACCGAGCCCTTAGAGTAAGATGTTGACGAGCTGACGATCACCCACGGGATCACCCAACTCGCGAAGCTCATCGGCCATCGTCTGGAGGCGCTGACAATAGTTGCTGAGAGAAGATGCTCCCTGGACGGTGTTGCGAATCTCGGTGTTGAGGGTGTTGATGCGAGCGTCGGCGTTGTCCTGGAAGAGATGACGAAGAGCAGCCCAGAGAGCGGCTGCGGTAGAGGCCTCGCGGAAGACAAGATTGAAGATCTCGGTAGACACGCGCGTGTAGATCCATTGGATGATGGAGAGGTCATCTTTGACCCAGCGAGGATCATCGAGGCGCGGGACGGAgtcggcggcgatgtgggcgcgcaGATTGCAGCGGCCAAGGTGTATGTCGAAGAGGTGGCACCAATGGTAGTAATTGTGGGCTGCAAGGTCTAGGGTAATTGGGATAAGAGAGATAACATCTGAGCTTGTATCGGCTAAAGAAATTGTAGTGGGGATTGTAGGGGCTAGGGTTAGAGAGGTAGAGGAAGCTGTTTGGGTGGGGGGTGGAGCAGCGGCCATAGCGGCGCGCCACTCGAAGTAGCCGCGCGGCGGCGGCCGAGGTGGGACGGCCATGCCCTAGGACCGAATAGCTGATACCATGTAAAGTTGTGTAAACTCGTATATTTCTTGATTAGATACAGCCGGATTACAATGTTTATATAGTGCATAGAATAACCGACCTAGGCTAAACCAACTTGGAGTACAAGTCTAATACGAGTCCTACTCGTATACTCTAACACAAATAAAAAGCATTTAGTAGGGGCACACCTATATTGGACAAACCAATTAGCCGCCGAACTGCTCGTTTTCTGACACACTAGCTATCCAATCTGTTGAAGCGCCATGAGTTCCCTTCTCACGTATAGCTGTATGTCCATGCGGAGCCAGACCCAAATGTAACAGTGCGCCGATAATGAACAGACTTACTGTATCTCACGTGAACGCTTGGATTTTTCTTCCTGACACCTTCCGTTCTCAAGGCTCTGCATCCCTGGATGTGTTGCTTTTAATCCCTATCAATGTGGACTACGCACCTTATTTAATTGACTGAGGCGGTGAACATGAGCTAAGAAGTAAGGAAAACAGTGTGTTCGGCTACCTCTGTATATATAGACGAGCATGCGCGCTTGGTGGCCTCACAAAAGGAGGTGTAGGTATTAAACTTCAAGGTGCTACTAGCTAGCGCCAACCGTCATGTTGTATAATGAAGTTAATAGAACACGATTAAggattctggctatcactttaGTTCACTGAACCGGAGAGGAGAGGCAGACATTAAGGCTAGGCAAGACTCGGGAGTACTGTCCTTGGTAACCAACCATACCCATCTAAGTAATCAAAGTGTTTGTGCTCTCCATAGTCCAAACCACACACTTGCATTTTTGGTCCAATTTTTCTGTTGAAAAGGGGAAGACTGTGGCCTCTGCATCATCATGATGCACACAACCATTTATTTTTGTTTCGTAGCTTACACTAGACACAATAAGTAATAAGATGAGCCGTTCGGCGGCTAAAAGGATCGTCTGGCGTGAGTAATATCAAAATCAAACTGGCAATGGAAGGCACCGGAATGCAGGACGAGCTGTCGAGTGTCTTTGCATGGGCCGTCTGGTGTCGTGTGACTCTGGCGGGGGAGCAAGGAAAAGCAGCAACAAGCGCCGGAGAAGGCAGTGGCGGAGCTACATTCATTACTCTGGACTGGCCGAAATGAGGCAAGTTAACAAATGCCATGAAATTTGGCTCTTATTAGGGACCAGATTCAGCACTAATCTTGACTGAAATGCTTCAAGTCCTTGCGACGACAATCATCCGGGTTTTTGGCCCAGAGTACCTCCGAACTCCAAACGAGGAAGACACAAAGAAGCTCATGGTGATGAACGAAGGAAGGAGATGGCCGGACATGCTAGGTAGTATTGATTGCATTCATTTGAGGTGAAAGAACCGCGCGGTGGCTTGGGCAGGGCAATACACAGGCCATAAACGTATACCCACCATTGTGCTTGAAGCCGTGCCTTCACGTTGTTAGAAGAAGAGAGAGGGATTTGGTGGAATCGTTCATTGTATTGCTcgagcctcgtgggcatatatatagaaGTACATGGTCATCTTGGAGTACAAGGCAAGACAGAATATTTCCTAGTCTATCCTATGTTTCCAATCTAACAATGATACTCAACATCCCCCACAGTCACAATGGCAGAGACACGgacggtgagactggagaagaatccgaaggcaaggcgacggacccccccccccccacacacacacacagtcGTAACGGTCGACGCATTGTGGAAGTCGTGGCTGGAGTGGAAAACggcaaggttgctcaagcaaggcggtagccctttgtgccgttTGTCGATGTAGCCGAGAGCGGAGGGTGTGGTGTACCCGTGGTCGAGGTAGCCGTGCGAAGAACGCCGTGGTCAATGTTGAGTCGGGGAGCCAGTGTCAAGGATATCGCGGTGGAGCCGCGGGCTCAAGGAGGCGCCGAGTTAGCATGGGTGCAGTGGTGTCGAAGTAGTGGTGCGCCAGGAAGAAGACGTTGTTGACGACACATCGCACCGGGTTTGCTAAGCCCGAGGACACATCGTGGACGAAGGCAGAcatcggtgttgccagcaccgggcatgcgtagacggACGAACACGAAGTTGACGAAGCGCCGCACCAGGCTTGCTAGGCCCAGGGACACATCGTGGATGAAGGCACACATAGGTGTTGCCAGCACCGGACATGCGTAGACTGGGACCTGCATGAGTTGTACGCCATGTCGGAGAAGTCGGAGAGACCAGCAGAGGACTCGATGGCGGTTGCGGCGCCAATCGGCTCGGGGCCGATGTCGCCCGTGGTTGTAGGAGTAGATGAAGTGGTCGAGGTAGATGACGGCGATGCTGGCAACGAGCTGGTGCTGGACGAAGACGAAGGGGGTGgacgggctgcggcggcggcgaccaaagaagagcggcggcggcggcgaggttaGGGGCGCGGCGGAGATGCTCGAAATAGTCGAAGAATCCGATAGCGTGACGAAGACCGGCGCGGACGGTGGCGTTCCCGCGCCAAGGGAAGCGGCGCGGCGCAAACCACGAAAAGTCGACGCGTGAGGACGGTTGTGGACCGGCGGGCAGGTAAGGGCGAGGACAGAAGATCTTGGGGCAGTTGTAGGGACCGCGGGCCGCGGAGCTACAGCCCGAAGAGGCGGTGCAGCGGCTGAGCGCGGGTCGGTGCAACCGCGGGGACGACCTCAGGCAGCGGTAGAGACCGCGTGCCACGCTCGCATGGCCCGATGGAGAGACGCAGCGGCAACGCGAGGGTCGTTGCAGCCATGGAGACGGCCTCAAATGGACATACTCGAAGCGGCTATAGACCGCGGACCGTAGCACTACGACCCAAAAGGGCTACAAAGCGGCACTACGACCCAAAAAGACGACACAGCGACATCACGCGGGTCGATGCAGCCGTAATGAGAATCACGGGGTGACGACGCTGCGATCCGATGGAACGACACAACGGCAGCCTGGTACTCGATTGGTGGAGATGCGTGCGTGCTCGTCGATGACCTTCTGTGGATCCCTGCGGAAGCGCAAGCAACGGTTGATCAGACCGGTCGTGCGTCGATGAAGATGCACAGGATCCCACGAGAGCGCGGCGCGTGATATAGATCGGTGCTGCTTCGGCGTCCAAAGTCCACTCGCATTCCGCGTCCAGGAAGCATGTGTTTGTACAGCAAGCTGCACATGTGCATGCACGTGAGCAAAGCTAGCAAAGCCTGGGAACCGAGCACGTACGAGGACGCACTCGGCCGCCATACTGCTGTTGCGCTGCATGATGTTGGGTACGACGAAGTTGCCGATAGGAGTCAACGCAGACGGCGGAGCAGACGCACGTCGTAGAAGACGAATGGCGACGACGTGGGCATAATATCATGTTAGAAGAAGAGAGAGGGATTTAATGAAATCGTTCGTTGTATTGCTTGAGTCTCGtgagcatatatatatatatatatatatatatatatatatatatatatatatatatatatatatatatatatggtcaTTTTGAAGTACAAGGCAAGACAGAATATTTCTCGGTCTATCCTATATTTTCAATCTAACAATAATACTCAACACACATGATTTATGGATTTGACGTTGTTTCTGTGGTTTGCCGGGATCTCTTAATAATATAAATGTCCTGCAGCAGTCTCATCTATTTGCTCAACTAGCTAGTGGAAAAGCTTCGGCTTG
It encodes the following:
- the LOC125529170 gene encoding extensin-like isoform X2; its protein translation is MPWSAPSPVGAPPAYSGAWQPGMCPHTGTPDFLGVRPPAQAYYAAPTMAPFAAAPPIQYGAPMSTPVYHTDHSGVYYQPMQLPTYAATPPAPAPAPPPAPPSTNVTSWDQAAFLQAMNNFAAQGFQHQDGDRTLR
- the LOC125529170 gene encoding extensin-like isoform X1, producing MPWSAPSPVGAPPAYSGAWQPGMCPHTGTPDFLGVRPPAQAYYAAPTMAPFAAAPPIQYGAPMSTPVYHTDHSGVYYQPMQLPTYAATPPAPAPAPPPAPPSTNVTSWDQAAFLQAMNNFAAQGNTGFQHQDGDRTLR